The following coding sequences lie in one uncultured Methanobrevibacter sp. genomic window:
- a CDS encoding phage integrase SAM-like domain and Arm DNA-binding domain-containing protein, whose product MRTSIAVIKLVLRTNKTLADGTFPIMLRVNWKGMKEKSTGYSCSAKYWDKVNQCVKKGYPNFVMVNYELKKMKDEAIRKRDAFVASGETYSPAMILSNDYEKNNESGDLKYLIEKYISEKGIKPRTIEHWWVVYKSIKEMTGRDILINEINESFCRRYAKYLENEGKKDCTIRGYLSKIAAICHYAIDDGIISSYPFSKWRYNRIYQESKREYYVHQKSLMVLKEIFVNACVTFNKNGLWHYKDGVIEDLMDRNSRLYGLFLFIGGIVFKGLAPIDMSYLKKSDVSIIRIGDKDYYKIDGAREKTGMKFKIRIDREDILSKICVETFLMFHTGNYLFPTMDGFIGTCAYKRISNTYINQRPNLNYWLKLCNDEIIKRNVEGDNIPLIDIESCNYYAYRHTFVMGEVQKPNCNFIALAQMIGKSVNTLYQYISELTHDEDLV is encoded by the coding sequence ATGAGGACATCTATTGCAGTTATTAAATTAGTATTGCGTACAAACAAAACGCTTGCTGATGGAACATTTCCAATAATGCTAAGAGTTAATTGGAAGGGTATGAAAGAGAAGAGTACCGGATATTCTTGTAGTGCCAAGTATTGGGATAAGGTTAATCAATGTGTGAAGAAGGGTTATCCTAATTTTGTAATGGTGAATTACGAATTGAAGAAGATGAAGGATGAAGCGATAAGAAAGAGGGATGCGTTTGTCGCTTCAGGCGAAACATATTCTCCTGCTATGATACTTTCAAATGATTATGAAAAGAATAATGAAAGTGGTGATTTAAAATATCTTATTGAGAAATATATTAGTGAAAAGGGTATTAAACCGAGGACAATTGAGCATTGGTGGGTTGTATATAAATCAATAAAGGAAATGACGGGCAGGGATATATTAATCAATGAGATTAACGAATCATTTTGCCGTCGTTATGCCAAATATTTAGAAAATGAAGGGAAGAAGGATTGTACAATAAGGGGTTACTTATCTAAAATTGCTGCTATATGTCATTATGCTATTGATGATGGTATAATAAGTTCTTATCCTTTTTCAAAATGGCGTTATAACAGGATATATCAAGAATCAAAAAGGGAATACTATGTTCATCAAAAGAGTTTAATGGTTTTGAAAGAGATATTTGTTAATGCATGTGTTACTTTTAATAAGAATGGTCTATGGCATTATAAGGATGGTGTGATTGAAGATTTGATGGATAGGAATTCTCGTCTATATGGTTTATTTTTATTTATTGGTGGTATAGTTTTTAAGGGGCTTGCTCCTATCGATATGTCTTATTTGAAAAAGAGTGATGTAAGCATAATAAGGATTGGTGACAAGGATTATTATAAAATTGATGGTGCGAGGGAAAAAACGGGAATGAAATTCAAGATAAGGATAGACAGGGAGGACATATTAAGTAAGATTTGTGTTGAGACGTTTTTAATGTTTCATACAGGTAATTATTTATTTCCAACAATGGATGGATTTATTGGAACATGTGCTTATAAAAGGATTAGCAACACATATATTAATCAAAGGCCGAATCTTAATTATTGGCTAAAGTTATGTAATGATGAAATAATAAAAAGGAATGTTGAAGGAGATAACATTCCGTTAATTGATATAGAATCTTGCAATTATTATGCTTACCGGCATACGTTTGTTATGGGAGAGGTGCAAAAGCCCAATTGTAACTTTATTGCGCTTGCTCAGATGATTGGAAAATCAGTTAATACTTTGTATCAGTACATTTCAGAACTAACTCATGACGAAGATTTGGTTTAA